Proteins from a genomic interval of Drosophila melanogaster chromosome 2R:
- the CG3927 gene encoding uncharacterized protein, which yields METPSELTEKQNQDQPTYQPRLNEVAQKFLADLDAERKRLSAEFPLCALLIDESVDRVYSTGRIPGKEPFADVYQQKPMKIIQKVFVPVNKFPKFNFTGKILGPKGNSLRRLQEETHCKIVIKGRNSMRDRNKEEELRSSGDPRYAHLHKDLFLEVSAVAPPAECYARIAYALAEIRKYLIPDDNDDVWHEQQRELMEMNPKSAKKSNGLNMAPYRSNFDKAIGAIRNRAPKYNNQIRRVTENPREVAYMEEVEYDYDEHLMFCSPVVRL from the exons ATGGAAACCCCAAGCGAGTTAACTGAGAAACAGAACCAAGACCAACCTACCTACCAGCCGCGACTGAACGAGGTGGCCCAAAAGTTTCTCGCCGATTTGGACGCGGAGCGCAAGCGATTGTCCGCGGAGTTTCCACTTTGCGCACTGCTAATCGACGAAT CTGTGGACCGTGTCTACTCCACTGGTCGCATTCCCGGCAAGGAGCCCTTCGCAGACGTGTACCAGCAGAAGCCGATGAAGATTATCCAAAAGGTCTTCGTGCCTGTTAATAAGTTTCCCAAG TTCAACTTCACTGGCAAGATCCTAGGGCCCAAGGGCAACTCGCTGCGTCGCCTTCAGGAGGAGACCCACTGCAAGATTGTCATCAAGGGTCGCAACTCGATGCGCGATCGTAACAAAGAGGAGGAGCTGCGCAGCTCAGGCGACCCGAGATATGCCCATCTTCACAAGGATCTCTTTTTGGAGGTCAGCGCGGTGGCCCCTCCGGCGGAGTGCTATGCACGGATAGCCTACGCCCTGGCCGAGATCCGTAAGTACCTCATTCCAGACGATAACGACGATGTTTGGCACGAGCAGCAGCGCGAGCTGATGGAAATGAATCCCAAGTCGGCCAAGAAAAGTAACGGACTCAATATGGCGCCCTACAG ATCGAATTTCGACAAGGCGATTGGAGCCATCAGGAATAGGGCTCCCAAGTACAACAACCAGATTAGGCGAGTTACGGAAAATCCGCGCGA AGTCGCCTATATGGAGGAGGTGGAATATGATTATGATGAACATCTTATGTTCTGCTCCCCAGTCGTCCGTCTATAG